Proteins from one Prosthecomicrobium sp. N25 genomic window:
- a CDS encoding MurR/RpiR family transcriptional regulator gives MPAIRDEDASVAEVVRGSLTSLTATERKAAHALLANYPAAGLAPVAEFAERAGVSAPSVLRFVAKLGCQGYPDLQRRLRAELEAQAASPLVKTKGAALAAETPHSLADRFAAAAADNLAQTFRHLPPAEFEAVVELLADRRRGVFLIGGRFTDSLARYAAAHLGLIRPRVVHVASQVGVWRDHLVDIARRDVMIVFDIRRYQPDVVEFARAAARRGAVVVLVTDQWLSPVARHAEHVLSGRIAVPSRWDSTVALLALVEALMAATTERLGDAARARIEELERLRQDPEAR, from the coding sequence ATGCCGGCAATCAGGGACGAGGACGCCTCGGTTGCGGAAGTGGTGCGCGGGAGCCTGACGAGCCTGACGGCGACCGAACGGAAGGCCGCGCATGCGCTGCTCGCCAACTACCCGGCCGCCGGTCTCGCGCCGGTGGCGGAGTTCGCGGAGCGCGCGGGCGTGAGCGCGCCGTCGGTCCTGCGATTCGTCGCCAAGCTCGGATGCCAGGGCTATCCGGACCTGCAGCGCCGGCTTCGCGCCGAGCTGGAGGCGCAAGCGGCTTCCCCGCTGGTCAAGACGAAGGGCGCCGCGCTCGCGGCCGAGACGCCGCACTCGCTGGCCGACCGGTTCGCGGCGGCCGCCGCCGACAATCTGGCGCAGACCTTCCGGCATCTTCCTCCGGCGGAGTTCGAGGCGGTGGTGGAGCTCCTGGCCGATCGCCGCCGGGGCGTGTTCCTGATCGGGGGACGGTTCACGGACTCGCTGGCGCGCTATGCGGCTGCGCATCTCGGGCTGATCCGGCCCCGGGTCGTGCACGTGGCGAGCCAGGTCGGGGTCTGGCGCGACCATCTCGTCGACATCGCGCGGCGCGACGTGATGATCGTCTTCGACATCCGCCGCTACCAGCCGGACGTGGTCGAGTTCGCGCGGGCTGCCGCGCGGCGGGGGGCTGTGGTGGTGCTGGTCACCGACCAGTGGCTCTCGCCGGTGGCGCGCCATGCCGAACACGTGCTCTCCGGCCGCATCGCCGTCCCGTCGCGGTGGGATTCCACCGTGGCGCTGCTGGCGCTGGTGGAGGCGCTGATGGCCGCCACCACGGAGCGGCTCGGCGACGCCGCCCGGGCGCGGATCGAGGAGCTCGAACGCCTGCGCCAGGATCCGGAGGCCCGCTGA
- a CDS encoding N-formylglutamate amidohydrolase yields MAGDAAGMEPAAVVERTEGSGAWVVLCDHADNRLPSRFGTLGLAPADLTAHFAWDPGALPVARALSAALDAPLVRSTVSRLVIDCNREPSAPDSIVEVGEATPIPGNRELTPAERARRVAEAYAPYHAAVEETIAARLAGGVEPALVAIHTFTPAMHGRPRPWHVGVIFDDRDATLARAVAARLAADPDLHVGLNEPYSPADRVYHTLERHGLRRGLPTVMIELRNDLVGDEAAARAWGDRLAGVLREAALAPIIRGA; encoded by the coding sequence ATGGCGGGTGACGCAGCGGGGATGGAGCCCGCGGCCGTGGTGGAGCGGACGGAGGGCAGCGGCGCCTGGGTGGTCCTGTGCGACCACGCCGACAATCGCCTTCCCTCCCGCTTCGGCACGCTCGGCCTCGCGCCGGCGGACCTGACCGCCCACTTCGCCTGGGATCCCGGCGCCCTGCCCGTCGCGCGCGCCCTGTCGGCCGCCCTCGACGCGCCGCTCGTCCGCTCGACCGTGTCGAGGCTGGTGATCGATTGCAACCGCGAGCCGTCCGCGCCCGATTCCATCGTCGAGGTCGGCGAGGCGACGCCGATCCCCGGCAACCGGGAGCTCACACCCGCAGAGCGCGCCCGCCGCGTCGCCGAGGCCTACGCGCCCTATCATGCCGCCGTCGAGGAGACGATCGCGGCCCGGCTCGCCGGCGGCGTCGAGCCCGCGCTGGTCGCGATCCACACCTTCACCCCCGCCATGCACGGCCGTCCGCGACCCTGGCACGTGGGGGTGATCTTCGACGACCGCGATGCCACCCTCGCGCGGGCGGTCGCGGCCCGGCTCGCCGCCGATCCGGACCTCCACGTCGGCCTCAACGAGCCCTACAGTCCCGCCGACCGGGTCTACCACACGCTCGAGCGGCATGGTCTCCGCCGCGGCCTGCCGACCGTCATGATCGAACTGCGCAACGACCTCGTCGGCGACGAGGCGGCGGCGCGGGCCTGGGGCGACCGGCTCGCCGGCGTGCTCCGCGAGGCCGCGCTCGCGCCCATCATCCGGGGAGCCTGA
- a CDS encoding glutamine synthetase family protein — protein MTEIPKIETAEDAARYIADRDLPFVKVGVFDVDGVMRGKYMARDKFLSSLEKGFGFCDVVLGWDSNDQLYDNVALTGWHTAYPDAEIRVVPSSMRLIPFEDDLPLFLGEFAGPHEAACPRSTLKRVLARAADQGFAVKSAVEFEFFLFEETPHSVREKRYKDLRNITPGFYGYSMLRSTVHADFYHELLGTARDMDFELEGLHTETGPGVLEAAIRVDDALAAADKAALFKTFTKVLAQQRGWMATFMAKWSRDWPGQSGHIHCSLTQDGKGVFHDPSKPHGISDIMRWWIGGQQALMPELLAMVACTVNSYTRLIPGFWAPTDATWGIENRTCALRAIPGSEKSQRVEYRIAAADINPYIALAAAIGSGLWGVENRIEPDPAIQGNSYEKKHAAKRQLPRTLWDAAQRLKASKPARALFGDAFVEHYAATREWEEREFRKAITDWEMERYFEII, from the coding sequence ATGACCGAAATCCCGAAGATCGAGACCGCCGAGGACGCCGCCCGCTACATCGCAGACCGCGACCTGCCCTTCGTGAAGGTCGGCGTCTTCGACGTGGACGGCGTCATGCGCGGCAAGTACATGGCCCGCGACAAGTTCCTTTCCTCGCTGGAGAAGGGCTTCGGCTTCTGCGACGTGGTGCTGGGCTGGGACTCCAACGACCAGCTCTACGACAACGTCGCCCTGACCGGCTGGCACACCGCCTACCCGGACGCGGAGATCCGGGTCGTCCCCTCCTCCATGCGCCTCATCCCCTTCGAGGACGACCTGCCGCTCTTCCTCGGCGAGTTCGCGGGCCCCCACGAGGCGGCCTGCCCGCGCTCCACCCTGAAGCGGGTGCTGGCCCGCGCCGCCGACCAGGGCTTCGCCGTGAAGAGCGCCGTGGAGTTCGAGTTCTTCCTCTTCGAGGAGACCCCGCATTCCGTCCGGGAGAAGCGCTACAAGGACCTCAGGAACATCACGCCGGGCTTCTACGGCTACTCGATGCTCCGCTCCACCGTGCACGCCGATTTCTACCACGAGCTCCTCGGCACGGCCCGGGACATGGACTTCGAGCTCGAAGGCCTGCACACCGAGACCGGCCCGGGCGTGCTCGAGGCCGCCATCCGCGTCGACGACGCCCTGGCGGCGGCCGACAAGGCGGCGCTCTTCAAGACCTTCACCAAGGTGCTCGCCCAGCAGCGCGGCTGGATGGCGACCTTCATGGCCAAATGGTCGCGCGACTGGCCCGGCCAGTCCGGCCACATCCACTGCTCGCTGACGCAGGACGGCAAGGGCGTCTTCCACGATCCGTCCAAGCCGCATGGCATCTCGGACATCATGCGCTGGTGGATCGGCGGCCAGCAGGCGCTGATGCCCGAGCTGCTCGCCATGGTGGCCTGCACGGTCAACAGCTACACGCGCCTGATCCCCGGCTTCTGGGCCCCGACCGACGCCACCTGGGGCATCGAGAACCGAACCTGCGCCCTGCGCGCCATCCCGGGCTCGGAGAAGTCCCAGCGGGTCGAGTACCGGATCGCCGCCGCCGACATCAACCCCTACATCGCGCTCGCCGCCGCGATCGGCTCGGGCCTCTGGGGGGTGGAGAACCGCATCGAGCCCGACCCGGCCATCCAGGGCAATTCCTACGAGAAGAAGCACGCCGCCAAGCGCCAGCTGCCGCGCACCCTCTGGGATGCGGCGCAGCGCCTGAAGGCCTCGAAGCCCGCCCGCGCCCTCTTCGGCGACGCCTTCGTGGAGCACTACGCCGCCACCCGCGAATGGGAAGAGCGCGAATTCCGCAAGGCCATCACCGACTGGGAGATGGAAAGGTACTTCGAGATCATCTAA
- a CDS encoding aldehyde dehydrogenase family protein, translated as MSATIQCISPVDGSVYVDRPTATEAEIEAALARARAAQKAWRKVPVAERAKRVLGLVDAMKAQGNRIGEELAWQMGRPIRYGQGELRGLEERTRYMAGIAEEALAPVVPKDVRPGFERYVLREPVGIVFTIAPWNYPYLTTVNSVVPALIAGNAVILKHAAQTLLVGDRFQDAFDRIGLPEGLFQHLVLSHDQSTRIIAGGHVNHVAFTGSVAGGRAIERACAGTFTTCGLELGGKDPAYVMADANLPFAVENLVDGAFFNSGQCCCGIERIYVHESLYDRFVKDAVDLTAKYVLGSPLSGDTTLGPMARTNLADVVRRQTAEAIAAGAKPHLDPKAFPENRDGSPYLAPQILTGVTHGMTVMTEESFGPVVGIMKVKDDDEAIRLMNDSPYGLTASIWTEDVAAAKRVGDAVETGTVYMNRCDYLDPGLVWTGVKDTGRGAALSAIGYEALTRPKSYHLRLSTT; from the coding sequence ATGTCCGCCACCATCCAGTGCATCTCCCCCGTCGACGGCAGCGTCTACGTCGACCGCCCGACCGCCACCGAGGCCGAGATCGAGGCCGCCCTCGCCCGCGCCCGCGCCGCCCAGAAGGCCTGGCGCAAGGTGCCGGTCGCCGAGCGCGCGAAGCGTGTGCTCGGCCTCGTCGATGCCATGAAGGCGCAGGGGAACCGCATCGGCGAGGAACTCGCCTGGCAGATGGGCCGGCCCATCCGCTACGGCCAGGGCGAGCTGCGCGGCTTGGAGGAGCGCACCCGCTACATGGCCGGGATCGCCGAGGAGGCGCTCGCCCCCGTGGTCCCGAAGGACGTCCGCCCCGGCTTCGAGCGCTACGTGCTGCGCGAGCCGGTCGGCATCGTCTTCACCATCGCGCCCTGGAACTACCCCTACCTGACGACGGTCAACTCGGTCGTCCCCGCGCTCATCGCCGGCAACGCCGTGATCCTGAAGCATGCCGCCCAGACGCTCCTCGTCGGCGACCGCTTCCAGGACGCCTTCGACCGCATCGGCCTGCCGGAGGGCCTGTTCCAGCACCTCGTCCTCTCCCACGACCAGTCGACCCGCATCATCGCGGGTGGCCACGTGAACCACGTGGCCTTCACGGGTTCGGTCGCCGGCGGCCGCGCCATCGAGCGCGCCTGCGCGGGCACCTTCACGACCTGCGGCCTGGAGCTCGGCGGCAAGGACCCGGCCTACGTGATGGCCGACGCCAACCTGCCCTTCGCAGTCGAGAACCTGGTGGACGGCGCCTTCTTCAACTCCGGCCAGTGCTGCTGCGGCATCGAACGCATCTACGTGCACGAGAGCCTCTACGACCGCTTCGTGAAGGACGCCGTCGACCTCACCGCGAAATACGTCCTCGGAAGCCCGCTGTCCGGCGACACGACCCTCGGCCCCATGGCCCGCACCAACCTCGCTGACGTGGTCCGCCGCCAGACCGCCGAGGCGATCGCGGCCGGCGCGAAGCCGCATCTCGACCCGAAGGCCTTCCCGGAGAACCGCGACGGCTCTCCCTACCTCGCCCCGCAGATCCTGACCGGCGTGACCCACGGCATGACGGTCATGACCGAGGAGAGCTTTGGGCCCGTGGTCGGCATCATGAAGGTGAAGGACGACGACGAGGCGATCCGCCTGATGAACGACAGCCCCTACGGCCTGACCGCCTCGATCTGGACCGAGGACGTCGCCGCCGCGAAGCGGGTCGGCGACGCCGTGGAGACCGGCACCGTCTACATGAACCGCTGCGACTATCTCGACCCCGGCCTCGTCTGGACCGGCGTCAAGGACACCGGCCGCGGCGCCGCCCTCTCGGCCATCGGCTACGAAGCCCTGACGCGGCCGAAGAGCTACCACCTGCGCCTCTCCACCACCTGA
- a CDS encoding iron-containing alcohol dehydrogenase: MTLRANWNYPTAVRFGAGRVAELPDALAIAGIERPLLVTDPGITKLPMLDAVLTILKEAGKPAAVFSDVKPNPIESNVAAGVAAYKAGGHDGVVALGGGSALDAGKVVAFMTGQKRPMWDFEDIGDWWTRADPAGIAPVIAVPTTAGTGSEVGRAGVITNEKTHTKKVIFHPKMMPVVTICDPELTLGLPPFLTAGTGMDALAHCFEAYCAPGYHPMAEGIAVEGMRLVKDFLPRAVRDGSDIEARAHMMSAAAMGATAFQKGLGAIHAMSHPVGALYDTHHGMTNAVFMPYVMAFNRKAISDKMERLAAWLGLKKRNYKGVLHWVLELREEIGVPHTLEAFKVDDGRLDQIARMAVVDPTAGGNPVKLTKGGAKKIFRHALEGKV, from the coding sequence ATGACCCTGCGCGCCAACTGGAACTACCCCACCGCCGTCCGCTTCGGCGCCGGCCGCGTCGCCGAGCTTCCCGACGCCCTCGCGATCGCCGGCATCGAGCGCCCCCTGCTGGTGACCGACCCGGGGATCACGAAGCTGCCGATGCTCGACGCGGTGCTGACCATCCTGAAGGAGGCCGGCAAGCCCGCCGCCGTCTTCTCGGACGTCAAGCCGAACCCGATCGAATCGAACGTCGCCGCCGGCGTCGCCGCCTACAAGGCCGGCGGCCACGACGGCGTGGTCGCGCTCGGCGGCGGCTCGGCCCTCGACGCCGGCAAGGTGGTCGCCTTCATGACCGGCCAGAAGCGCCCGATGTGGGACTTCGAGGACATCGGCGACTGGTGGACCCGCGCCGACCCGGCCGGCATCGCCCCCGTAATCGCGGTGCCGACCACCGCCGGCACCGGCTCGGAGGTCGGCCGCGCGGGCGTGATCACGAACGAGAAGACCCACACCAAGAAGGTCATCTTCCACCCGAAGATGATGCCCGTGGTGACGATCTGCGACCCGGAACTGACCCTCGGCCTGCCCCCCTTCCTGACCGCCGGCACCGGCATGGACGCGCTCGCCCACTGCTTCGAGGCCTACTGCGCGCCCGGCTACCACCCCATGGCCGAGGGCATCGCGGTGGAGGGCATGCGGCTCGTCAAGGACTTCCTGCCGCGCGCCGTCCGGGACGGCTCCGACATCGAGGCCCGCGCCCACATGATGTCCGCCGCCGCCATGGGCGCGACCGCCTTCCAGAAGGGCCTCGGCGCCATCCACGCCATGTCGCACCCGGTCGGCGCCCTCTACGACACCCACCACGGCATGACCAACGCGGTCTTCATGCCCTACGTGATGGCCTTCAACAGGAAGGCGATCTCGGACAAGATGGAGCGGCTGGCCGCCTGGCTCGGCCTGAAGAAGCGCAACTACAAGGGCGTGCTCCACTGGGTCCTGGAGCTCCGCGAGGAGATCGGCGTGCCGCACACGCTCGAAGCCTTCAAGGTCGACGACGGCAGGCTCGACCAGATCGCCCGCATGGCGGTGGTCGACCCGACCGCCGGCGGCAACCCGGTCAAGCTGACCAAGGGCGGCGCCAAGAAGATCTTCCGCCACGCCCTGGAGGGCAAGGTCTGA
- a CDS encoding phosphotransferase, with amino-acid sequence MSPAPADTAAAEAAALPCWSGPVDPRPLEGGITNTNFVVEDAGRRYVVRIGGDIPVHGILRSNERAASRAAHAAGVSPRVVHARPGALVIDFVEGRTLTAADVADPAYLDRLVDLVRRAHQEIPRHLRGPAPLFWVFHVVSDYVHTLNEAGSPHAPALPRLAEAARRLHKGVGPIDLVFGHNDLLPANLIDDGRRLWLVDWDYAGFNSPLFDLGGLASNAGMPPALRDALVEAYFERPLVDELRRRFLAMTAASLLRETLWSMVSEIHSRIAFDYAAYTAENLARFEAALADFEATER; translated from the coding sequence ATGAGCCCGGCCCCGGCCGACACCGCGGCCGCCGAGGCCGCCGCGCTGCCCTGCTGGTCGGGACCGGTCGATCCGCGGCCGCTCGAGGGCGGCATCACCAACACCAATTTCGTCGTCGAGGACGCCGGCCGGCGCTACGTCGTCCGCATCGGCGGCGACATCCCGGTCCACGGCATCCTGCGTTCCAACGAGCGGGCAGCGAGCCGCGCCGCCCACGCCGCCGGCGTCTCGCCGCGCGTCGTCCACGCCCGGCCGGGCGCCCTCGTCATCGACTTCGTCGAGGGCCGCACCCTGACGGCCGCCGACGTCGCCGATCCGGCCTATCTCGACCGCCTCGTCGACCTCGTCCGCCGCGCCCACCAGGAGATCCCGCGCCACCTGCGCGGCCCGGCGCCGCTCTTCTGGGTCTTCCACGTGGTCAGCGACTACGTGCACACGCTGAACGAGGCCGGGTCGCCGCACGCTCCCGCCCTGCCCCGCCTCGCCGAGGCCGCCCGCCGCCTGCACAAGGGCGTCGGGCCCATCGACCTCGTCTTCGGCCACAACGACCTGCTGCCCGCCAACCTGATCGACGACGGCCGCCGCCTCTGGCTGGTCGACTGGGACTATGCCGGGTTCAATTCCCCCCTCTTCGACCTCGGCGGCCTGGCCTCCAACGCCGGGATGCCGCCCGCGCTGCGGGACGCCCTCGTCGAGGCCTATTTCGAACGCCCCCTCGTCGACGAGCTCCGCCGGCGCTTCCTCGCCATGACGGCCGCCTCGCTGCTCAGGGAGACGCTGTGGAGCATGGTCTCGGAGATCCACAGCCGGATCGCCTTCGACTACGCCGCCTACACGGCCGAGAACCTCGCCCGCTTCGAGGCTGCCCTCGCCGACTTCGAAGCCACGGAGCGCTGA
- a CDS encoding GcvT family protein: MTDLPASARIVIVGGGIVGCSTALHLGRMGLTDVVLLERGRLTSGSTWHAAGLVGQLRTSANITRLLGYSVDLYDRLEAETGQATGWKRNGGLRLACRPERMIEVKRQATTARSFGLEMHVLSPREAKDLWPLMQVDDVVGAAFLPTDGQASPSDIAAALAKGARRTGVAIREGVAVTGIAVEDGRVRAVETDQGRIACEKVVICAGQWSRAVGRMAGVNVPLVSIQHQYVITDRIDGVTPDLPTLRDPDRLTYWKEEVGGLVMGGYEPNPRLWDVDPPPSPFEFQLLQPDWDHFEPTMELALGRVPALAGAGIKEMINGPESFTPDGNFILGEAPEVRGVFVGAGFNAFGIASGGGAGMALAEWIATGAPPFDLWPVDIRRFGRNHHDLGWLRTRTMEAYARHYTMAWPSEEPEAGRPLRRSPLYDRLRSAGACFGEKLGWERPNWFADPAAGESPRDVYAFDRPNWFAAVAREHRAAREAAVLFDQTSFAKFELVGRDAEAALSWICANDVRKPPGRIVYTQLLNARGGIEADLTVTRLAPDRTLIVTGTGFATHDAHWIATNIPPGLDARLVDTTSATAVLVLMGPRARAILQALTRDDVSNAAFPFAAARPISVAGCPVLALRVTYVGELGWELHVPVEFAATLYDALMAAGAPQGLRNAGYRAIETLRLEKGYRAWGAEIGPDHSPLVAGLAAFVKLKTGLPFLGREALEHQAAAPLPRLLAGFSADPAVTLLGRETIYRNGERVGWLASGGHGHTVGRALGYGYVRREAGVDRDFVLSGAYELEVAGDRVPATVFLDPPWDPSGARIRA, translated from the coding sequence ATGACCGACCTGCCCGCGAGCGCCCGCATCGTCATCGTCGGCGGCGGCATCGTCGGTTGCTCGACCGCGCTCCACCTCGGCCGCATGGGCCTCACCGACGTCGTCCTTCTGGAGCGCGGCCGGCTCACCTCGGGCTCGACCTGGCACGCCGCCGGTCTCGTCGGCCAGCTCCGGACATCGGCCAACATCACACGCCTGCTCGGCTACTCGGTCGACCTCTACGACCGCCTGGAGGCCGAGACCGGCCAGGCGACCGGCTGGAAGCGCAACGGCGGCCTCCGCCTCGCCTGCCGCCCGGAGCGGATGATCGAAGTGAAGCGCCAGGCGACCACCGCCCGCTCCTTCGGCCTCGAGATGCACGTGCTGTCTCCCCGGGAGGCGAAGGACCTCTGGCCGCTCATGCAGGTCGACGACGTGGTCGGCGCCGCCTTCCTGCCGACCGACGGCCAGGCCTCCCCCTCCGACATCGCCGCGGCGCTCGCCAAGGGCGCCCGCAGGACCGGCGTCGCCATCCGGGAGGGCGTCGCCGTGACCGGCATCGCGGTCGAGGACGGCCGCGTCCGCGCCGTCGAGACCGACCAAGGCCGCATCGCCTGCGAGAAGGTGGTGATCTGCGCGGGCCAGTGGTCGCGCGCGGTCGGCCGGATGGCGGGGGTCAACGTGCCCCTCGTCTCCATCCAGCACCAGTACGTGATCACGGACCGCATCGACGGCGTCACCCCGGACCTGCCCACGCTGCGCGACCCGGACCGTCTCACCTACTGGAAGGAGGAGGTCGGCGGCCTCGTCATGGGCGGCTACGAGCCGAACCCGAGGCTCTGGGACGTCGACCCGCCGCCGTCTCCCTTCGAGTTCCAGCTCCTTCAGCCCGACTGGGACCATTTCGAGCCGACCATGGAGCTCGCCCTCGGCCGCGTCCCGGCGCTCGCCGGGGCCGGCATCAAGGAAATGATCAACGGCCCGGAGAGCTTCACACCGGACGGCAACTTCATCCTCGGCGAGGCCCCGGAGGTGCGCGGCGTCTTCGTCGGCGCCGGCTTCAATGCCTTCGGCATCGCCTCGGGCGGCGGTGCCGGCATGGCGCTCGCCGAATGGATCGCGACCGGCGCCCCGCCATTCGACCTCTGGCCCGTCGACATCCGGCGCTTCGGGCGCAACCACCATGACCTCGGCTGGCTCCGGACCCGGACCATGGAGGCCTACGCCCGCCACTACACCATGGCCTGGCCCTCCGAGGAGCCCGAGGCCGGCCGCCCGCTCCGCCGCTCGCCGCTCTACGACCGGCTCCGCTCCGCCGGCGCCTGCTTCGGCGAGAAGCTCGGCTGGGAGCGCCCCAACTGGTTCGCCGACCCCGCCGCCGGCGAGAGCCCGCGCGACGTCTACGCCTTCGATCGTCCGAACTGGTTCGCGGCCGTCGCCCGCGAGCACCGGGCCGCCCGCGAGGCCGCCGTCCTCTTCGACCAGACCTCCTTCGCCAAGTTCGAGCTCGTCGGCCGCGACGCCGAGGCCGCGCTCTCGTGGATCTGCGCCAACGACGTCCGCAAGCCGCCGGGCCGCATCGTCTACACCCAGCTCCTCAACGCGCGCGGCGGCATCGAGGCGGACCTCACCGTCACCCGCCTCGCCCCGGACCGCACCCTGATCGTCACCGGCACCGGCTTCGCCACCCACGACGCCCACTGGATCGCGACCAACATCCCGCCTGGCCTGGACGCCCGGCTGGTCGACACGACTTCGGCAACCGCCGTGCTGGTGTTGATGGGACCGAGGGCCCGCGCGATCCTGCAAGCCCTCACCCGCGACGACGTCTCCAACGCCGCCTTCCCCTTCGCCGCCGCCCGCCCGATCTCCGTGGCCGGCTGCCCGGTCCTCGCCCTCAGGGTCACGTATGTGGGCGAGCTCGGCTGGGAACTGCACGTGCCGGTCGAGTTCGCCGCGACCCTCTACGATGCCCTCATGGCCGCCGGCGCGCCGCAGGGCCTCCGCAACGCCGGCTACCGCGCCATCGAGACCCTGCGCCTGGAGAAGGGCTACCGCGCCTGGGGAGCGGAGATCGGGCCGGACCACTCGCCGCTCGTCGCCGGGCTCGCCGCCTTCGTGAAGCTGAAGACCGGCCTGCCCTTCCTCGGTCGGGAGGCCCTGGAGCACCAGGCCGCCGCCCCCCTGCCGCGGCTCCTTGCCGGCTTCTCGGCCGACCCCGCCGTCACCCTCCTGGGGCGCGAGACCATCTACCGGAACGGCGAGCGCGTCGGCTGGCTGGCGAGCGGCGGCCACGGCCACACGGTCGGCCGCGCGCTCGGCTACGGCTACGTCCGCCGGGAGGCCGGGGTCGACCGCGACTTCGTCCTGTCCGGCGCCTACGAGCTGGAGGTCGCCGGCGACCGCGTCCCCGCCACCGTGTTCCTGGACCCGCCCTGGGACCCCTCGGGCGCCCGCATCCGCGCCTGA
- a CDS encoding ABC transporter substrate-binding protein, with amino-acid sequence MNFVGKAGVLALFAAAALGATAAGAKTLVYCSEGSPENFTPALNTTGTSFDAARPVYNQLVEFERGTTTVVPGLAEKWSVSEDGKIITFNLRKGVKFHTGVNGFKPTRDFNADDVLWSFNRQWKEDHPYHKISGGKYDYFGDMDMPTSLEAIEKKDDYTVVMKLKEPNASIMANLAMDFATIHSAEYADMLQKAGKLEQIDQFPVGTGPFQFVNYQKDAVIRYKAFDGYFGGKAKIDDLVYAITPDPTARLAKLKKGECHVMIAPRPADLEEIKKDANIQLLNQPGLNIAYWAFNVQKPPFDKKEVRQAFNMAIDKAAIIRDVYQGAGQAAKNLIPPTIWSYNDAVKDYPYDPEKAKAMLAAAGVKAPLEIDLWWMPVQRPYNPNAKRIAEMMQADLAKVGVNAKLVSYEWGEYRKRLQQGEHMTGQLGWTGDNGDPDNFFFLLGCTGARPGGQNLSKWCNKDFEDRLIKARALSDVKERTKLYEEMQVIAKEEAPQFTIAHSVVYEPVRKEVKGWKISPFGRHEFYGVEMQ; translated from the coding sequence ATGAATTTCGTCGGTAAAGCAGGTGTGCTCGCGCTCTTCGCGGCCGCCGCCCTCGGCGCCACCGCAGCCGGCGCCAAGACGCTGGTCTATTGCTCGGAAGGCAGCCCGGAGAACTTCACCCCGGCCCTGAACACCACGGGCACCTCCTTCGACGCGGCTCGCCCCGTCTACAACCAACTCGTCGAGTTCGAGCGCGGCACGACCACCGTCGTCCCCGGGCTCGCCGAGAAATGGTCCGTCTCGGAGGACGGCAAGATCATCACCTTCAACCTCCGCAAGGGCGTCAAATTCCATACGGGCGTCAACGGCTTCAAGCCGACCCGCGACTTCAACGCCGACGACGTCCTGTGGTCGTTCAATCGCCAATGGAAGGAGGATCACCCCTACCACAAGATCTCGGGCGGCAAGTACGACTACTTCGGCGACATGGACATGCCGACCTCGCTCGAGGCGATCGAGAAGAAGGACGACTACACCGTCGTCATGAAGCTCAAGGAGCCGAACGCGTCCATCATGGCGAATCTCGCCATGGACTTCGCCACGATCCATTCGGCCGAATACGCCGACATGCTGCAGAAGGCCGGCAAGCTCGAGCAGATCGACCAGTTCCCGGTCGGCACCGGCCCCTTCCAGTTCGTCAACTACCAGAAGGACGCGGTCATCCGCTACAAGGCCTTCGACGGCTACTTCGGCGGCAAGGCCAAGATCGACGACCTCGTCTACGCCATCACGCCGGATCCGACCGCCCGCCTCGCCAAGCTGAAGAAGGGCGAGTGCCACGTCATGATCGCCCCGCGCCCGGCCGATCTCGAGGAGATCAAGAAGGACGCGAACATCCAGCTCCTGAACCAGCCCGGCCTCAACATCGCCTACTGGGCTTTCAACGTGCAGAAGCCGCCCTTCGATAAGAAGGAGGTCCGCCAGGCCTTCAACATGGCGATCGACAAGGCGGCGATCATCCGCGACGTCTACCAGGGCGCCGGCCAGGCCGCCAAGAACCTGATCCCGCCGACCATCTGGTCCTACAACGACGCCGTGAAGGACTACCCCTACGATCCCGAGAAGGCCAAGGCCATGCTGGCCGCCGCCGGCGTCAAGGCGCCGCTCGAGATCGACCTGTGGTGGATGCCGGTCCAGCGTCCCTACAACCCGAACGCCAAGCGCATCGCCGAGATGATGCAGGCCGACCTCGCCAAGGTCGGGGTGAACGCCAAGCTCGTCTCCTACGAGTGGGGCGAGTACCGCAAGCGCCTGCAGCAGGGTGAGCACATGACCGGCCAGCTCGGCTGGACCGGCGACAACGGCGACCCGGACAACTTCTTCTTCCTGCTCGGCTGCACCGGTGCCCGTCCGGGCGGCCAGAACCTCTCCAAGTGGTGCAACAAGGACTTCGAGGATCGCCTGATCAAGGCGCGCGCACTCAGCGACGTCAAGGAGCGGACGAAGCTCTACGAGGAGATGCAGGTCATCGCCAAGGAGGAGGCGCCCCAGTTCACCATTGCGCACTCGGTCGTCTACGAGCCGGTCCGCAAGGAGGTGAAGGGCTGGAAGATCTCGCCCTTCGGCCGCCACGAGTTCTACGGCGTCGAGATGCAGTGA